The Geobacillus genomosp. 3 genome segment TCGTATCACTCCTTTCCTTCCCCTGAATTCACACCTCGCTCTGTTTCAACGCCCCAACTGCCGGAACACCCAATCCTTCAGCCCCTAGTTTCGATGTAATGGCTTCCGGATAATACTGTTCAACGATCCGCATGCCAAGTGCGGCCCGCCGCACCCGTTCCCGGCACAGTTCAATGTTGACCGATTCCAAATGTTTTCCTGATGGATAAACATCCGGATGGTTGCGCAAACCGAATTTAATATAAACGGGCGATAAAATGCGGATGATCTCTGGAATTTCATAATGCCGGATAAAACCACCAAACCCGTCGGGCACCTCGACATACATATCAAGAGGAATATCAACGACCTGGCGGATTGCCGCCAATTTCGGCAATGTCAATGCAGTCGGGACGTTATATGTGTCGGCTCCCAGCTGCTCCATCAGTTTGACCGAGACCGGATTGGATGCCATCATTTGCACCGATACTTTGACGACAAAATCTTGCGGCAGCAGCCCGCTTTTTTTCATTTCCTTCGTCAACAATAGCAACCCTTCATCCGCAACCAGTGCCCCCCTTACTCCTAAGCGGGCCGCCCGTTTTAAATCTTCAATGGCATAAACGAGCTGGTCCATCCCTTCATGTCTCAGACCGGCCGCTTTTCCGGAAGACGTGAATGGCAGCGCGCTAATATCCCATGTTCCCCTTGGACCGACAAAAAGGCTGAGCTCAATTCCACGGCTCGCGCACATGTCGCACATGTCACTAATTTCTTCATCCGTCAACAGCATGATGCCGCTCCCCTGCGACACCCGGTGAACGATGACCCCTAGGCGATCCGCCTCTTCAAGGACGGCCTCGAGCGCCCGCGGGCCCTCGACGCTTGGAATTTCCACCCGGTATTGCGCCCCATCGGGAAAGCGTTTGGACGACGTAGGAAGATCGTAGCCGTCGCCGCTTGGATAACCGAGTGATTCGAGAAATTCTCTCGTTTCTTTCATCAACATGGATCCTCATCCTTTCACTTTTCATTTCGCTGCACCGGCGAAGATCATATGCTATTTCCCTGCTTTGTTTGCATAAAGATTATGTTTATTCAGAAACATCTGGACGCGCTCTCTCAAATCGCTACATTCGTTTACAGGCGGCCGCAAAGCGGTAGGCCGGCCTAAAACAAGCTGGTGAACCGCCTCTTTAATGGCGAGAAACAGCGGCTGGGAAAGTTCATAAACCGGCATGAGCTGCAAAATCGACTCATTGATTTTCAACGCCTCGTCATACCGGCCAGCGTTAAAGCTCTCAAACAAACGAACCGACCGTTCGGGGCAAAAAACAGCTGTGCCGTTAATGCCGCCGGCGGCTCCCATTTGCAAAGCCGGAAGGAGAAGATCATCAAAAGCGGCAAACACGGCAAAGTCCTCTCGCTTCTCTGTAATGCGGATCAACTGGCGAATATGCCCCAACTTTTCCGTCGTGTCTTTAACGCCCGCGATATTCTCTTGATCGAGTGCAAGCTGCATCACAAGTTCAGGGGACAGCTCCTGGCCGGTCAACAACGGAATATTGTATATGATCAAAGGAATGGCAATGCTTTTCGCTACGCTCATATAGTAGTCGTAAAGTTGGCGTTCTGTATATTTCCAATAAAACGGATTGACAACGAGCACCCCGCTTGCCCCGACCGATTCGGCATGTTTTGATAGGTAAATGGTTTCTTTCAGCGATGTCGATCCTGTGCCAATGAAAACCGGAACACGCCCATCTATGTACCTCGTCATTCGTTCCACAAAAGTTTTTCGCTCCTCTGTTGTCAGGGCGGAAAATTCTCCTGTGCTTCCCATATACAGCAGCCCGTGAACCCCACAGCGAATAAGATAGTCGGCAAGGAAATAATTAGCCTCCCAGTCAAAATCGCCATCTTCGCTGAATAGCGTGACAACCGGCGGAATAATACCTTTCAGTTTGTATGGCATTTTCGTTTCTCCTTTCCTCGTCTGAAGGAATATGGTATTCCCAAAACGAACCTGGCGCCTGTGTTGAACCGTTCTGTGCCTTCCCAACGAGACTGCCCTTCTTTCATTTGGGAAATAGCGAGGAAGGTGCCCACCTAATGGCGGGACACCCTGCCGCTAAAGGACGTGCGATATACCACCTGCCGAAACGGGCTGGACGTTCGCCTCCCACTGTCGACTGCTGTTGTTCGACGATTAGGCTTTCACAAATACCGTTTTAATCGATGTGAAAAACTCAATCGCTGCCTGCCCTTGTTCCCGCGAATGGGAGCTCGATTGCTTCATACCGCCAAACGGCGCTTGAAACTCGACTCCTGCCGTCTCCGCGTTGACTTTAATGAGCCCGGCCTCGATGTCTTGAATGAACTGCAGCGCATTCCCGATATTTTTCGTATAAAGCGAGGCGCTCAACCCGTATTCTGTATCGTTGGCAAGCTGAATCGCCTCCTCAATGCTGTCGACCGGAATCAACGCCAATACCGGGCCAAAGATCTCTTCGCGGGCAATCGTCATTTGAAGGTTGACTTCTTCAAAAATCGTCGGTTCAACGTAAAAACCGTTGGCCAGTTCGCCGTCGAGGCATCTTTTTCCACCGTAAAGGAGCTTCGCCCCTTCCGCTTTCCCTTTCTCAATATAGGAAAGAACCGTATTCAATTGCGACTCGCTGGCGCACGGCCCCATCCACGTGTCCGCATCCAGGCCATTGCCAATTTTCAGCTGTTGGACCCGTTCCAGAAGTTTCGCTTTAAACGGCTCATACACTTCCTTCTCGATGAAGACGCGGCTCGTCGCGGTGCATTTTTGCCCTGTCGAACGCAGCCCGCCGCTGATCGTGCCTTCGACCGCCAAATCCAAATTGGCGTCTTTGGCCACAATGACCGGATTTTTTCCGCCCATCTCAAGCTGGTATTTCGCCCCGCGCTCAAACGCGGCTCTTCCGACTTGTTTTCCGACGGCATTCGAGCCGGTGAACGTCACGCCGTCAATATCGGGGTGATTCGCAATCCCTTGGCCAATGACCGATCCGGAACCGCACACCATATTGACGACCCCTTTCGGGAAACCGGCTTCGTGGAAGCACTCAATCACCTTCGCCGCCGTCACCGCCGTTTCGCTTGCCGGTTTTAACACGACTGTATTCCCGTAGACAAGCGCCGGCGCCATTTTCCAGATGGGAATGGCGACAGGGAAATTCCATGGCGAGATGACCCCGACAACCCCAAGCGGAACGCGGGTCGTAAACATCAACCCCTCACTGTCGCTCGATGGGATCACATCACCTACTTTCCGCGCCCCTTCACCGGCATAGTAACGCAAAATATGGACGCCCCGCATCGTTTCCCCTTTGGCTTCCGCAAGCGTTTTCCCCATTTCTCTTGTCATCGTTTCGGCAATGTCGTCAAGGCGCTGTTCCAAAAGGCGAGCAACCTTATACAAATACTCTCCCCTCTCAACCCCGGAACGCTTCCGCCACGATGCCTGCGCTTGTTTTGCCGCGGCTACAGCGGCATTTACATCTTCCAGTGTCGAACGTTGGACATACCCGACAATGTCATGCCGATTCGCCGGGTTGAGGCTCGGTTCGACTTGGTTGCTTACAGAACTCACCCAACTGCCGTTAATGTAGTTCAAATATGTTTTGATTTCAGTTTGGACTGCCATGTTCTCTCCACTCCTTCTATCCATTATTGATGAATGATCGTTTGGCGAATCAGCGATTGGACTGGATTGGACAGCACGCCAATTTCAGGAATCTCGATTTCGATCCGATCCCCCTCTTGGAGGGTGAACTGATTCGGGGGAACGATGCACGTTCCCGTTAACAATACCGTGCCGTCAAACGCTTCATTATCGCGAATCAAGAAAGATACTAGTTCATCGTATGTTCGTTTCAACTGTCTTGTATTGGCGCTTTCTTCAACGACAAGTTGGCCGTTGCGGTAAATGCGGCAAGTCAGTTGCAGGTTATACGGGTCTTCCACTGTCTCCGCCAGGCGGATCGCCGGCCCAATGGCACACGAATGCTTCCATATTTTTGCCTGCGGCAAGTATAACGGATTTTCCCCCTCGATATCCCGGCAGCTCATGTCGTTTCCAATCGTATACCCGACAATTTCCCCTTCTCGGGTGATCACCAGTCCAAGTTCCGGCTCCGGAATTTGCCAGTTGGAATCGCTGCGCAAATACACGGGGGCATTCGGGCCAATCGTACGCGCCGCGGTCGATTTCAAAAAGAGTTCCGGCCTTTCCGCGTTGTACACCCGGTCATAGCACGTTTCCTGGCTCGCTGCCTTTTCGACCGTTTCATAGTTTCTTGCCTCGCGGCTTTTCTCGTAGGTGACGCCCGACGCCCACACCTCAGGAGCGACAATCGGCGCAAGCAAATTCAATTCCCCTATCTCTTTGTGGATCCCTTGTTTTCCGCTAATCAATGTTTGAATATAGCTGACGGTCGACATTTGGCGATGTTTTGCTTCGCGAACCGCCTCCATCAAATCGCGAAACGGGAGCGGATACACGATATTATCATCGGTAACCGCGGCTACTATTTCCTGTGAATCTTCTAAGTAGCGAATAATTCTCATAACCCTCTCCCCTTACTGTTTGATAATAAAAAACTCTGTTTTATCATCTTGTCAGAAAGAAGCCGCTTCATTACACAGATAAACGGCTAGGGCGGATATACCCCATTTCTTCTGAGATCTGTTCAGCCGCATTTTGCAGCAGCTGGATTTCTTCCTCGAGCACGGTGTCCGTTATTTTCGCCGAAGGCTGAGAGATGCTGATCGCCGCAATCACATTCCCGGAATGGTCGCGAATCGGAACAGCCACACAAGTGATCCCTGGTTCGTTTTCTTCTTTGTCGAGCGCATAGCCGTTATTCCTTACGTTCTCGAGCTCTTTCAAAAACTCCTCTTCGTTCGTGATCGTGTTTTCTGTGTGGCGCCTATAAACGTAGCCGCGCAACAGTTCTTTCAGTTCCTGGTTGTTTTTGAAGGCGACAAGCACCTTTCCTACTGCGCTGCTGTGAATCGGAACTCTTCTCCCGATTCTTGAGTACAGCACCGTCCCAGATGTTCCTTCGACTTTGTCGATGTAAATGCCTTCTTTTCCATCCAAAATCACCAAATGAACCGTGCTCCCCGTTTTAATGGAAAGATCAATTAAATGCTTTTTGGAAATAGAGCGGATATCAAGATGACGAATGACGAGGTTTCCCCGCTCAAACAGCTTCATTCCTAATCGATATTTCCCATTCTCTGGGTTCTGCTCAATATAATGATGGTGCTGCAGCGTTTTCAACAGTGAATGCACCGTGCTTTTATGAAGCTGCATCCGCTCGCTGATATCAGTGATTTTTAGCTCTGTTTCGTATTCATCAAATAAGTCTAAAATACGGAGAGCACGATCAACTGCCTGAATTAATGGCAATGCTTTCACCCTCTTTGCTAGAATTCTTATGAGCTGGACAACTGAGAAATTCGTCTTAACCTTATTATAATACAGGAGGGTGAAAGACATAAATCACTTCAATCCTCCCATTATGATTTTTTGACTATAGGAAGGACAACATCCTTTTTATAGTCATATACCGCCTCTTCAGCAATCGGAAGCGGAACAACCCCGTGGGCGGCATCGGTATGCCCAATCAATCGGTTGCTCGCCGCAATCCGTCGTTGGCGCTTGCGCATCGCCGCTACGCGTTGGTTGGCGATTTCCGTTCTTTCCTGCTTGATCGATTCAAACTCGAACCGCAGAGTTCCATTTCGGAACGCCCATTCGTTGACCAATTCGATCTTCCGCTCACGAAGGCCAATGTAGAGAAGATCCCCCGTTTTTAAATACAAAATGCCTCCGCCGCGAATGGCTTCCGGCGTCATATGTCCGATGGCCGCCCCATACGTGACGCCTGAATAGCGCCCGTCGCTAATCAGCGTCGCGATCCGTTTTAGCTGTCTGTTCGCGTTAATATGCTGCATCGGGGTGAACATTTCCGGCATGCCAAATGCCTCTGGCCCCTGGCCGGCGATCACAACCGCGATTTTCAGCGCCCCTTCCCTTGCCATCGCATCAAACAGGTCGTCATATTCATGATCTTTCAATGGTTCAAACAAATGCGGCGCGTTATGTTTCAAGGCGGCGAGCAAGCTTTGATGGTGAAAACAGCGGTTTTGTTTGATTTTTTCCAACAACTGAACATCAAGCAGCCCCTCGTTGGCATCGTCTTCGTTCTCGTAATACAGGACAAAGGCGACTTTCTTGTCAAACTCATCAATTTGTTTCGTCGCCATGCCGCTGATTTTCACTACCGCACTTTCAAAGAAGTTGCCTGACAACACGTCGACCCCGCTAAACGGCCGTCTCGGTTTGGATAAGATGACCGGGTTGTGCTCGACGTTTTGCGCCGACAGCTGCGCTTGGTTGACGGACAGTCTTTCCCGCCATGTCGTTCCGGTTACCGTCGGAGCATCCACATCCATCGGCACTCCATTGTTCATCAACTCGTGAAAGACTGTTTCCATTCCCCGGATCTTCCCGCTGCAGCACTGAACAGCCAGTGCGAAAATGTCTCTTCCTTCCGTTAAACTGTAGTCAAATAAATCCGGCACCGGTACTTCATGATGGATGCGATCATACTCCCACAGATCGAACTGATAGCCCCCATAAAGCATAGCCGCCACAATATGCATCATAATGTTCGTCGATCCGCCGGTGGCGCTGTGAATGCGAATCGCGTTTTTGATGTTGGCCGCCATAATATTGGCCACTCCATACACCGAATCGTTCATTAGCTGGGCGAGGCTGTCCAACGCCATATTTATTTGTTCCTGCGTCGGCGGGGCGGAGAGCAATTCCAAGGCAGGATGAATCAATCCCAATCCGGCGATCAAATGCCGGGAGCTGTTGCCGGTTCCGTTAAAAGCGCACACCCCGCCTTGGCTGTCGCATGTCGCTACCGCCAACCGTTTTTCATAGTCTTCGTGCTGCTCTTTCGTGATGAGCCCTTTGCCTCTCGCCCGTTCGAGCACCCCTTGGAATGCTGTGTTGGAAGAGCATTGCAAAATATAGGCGAGCGCATCCCGCAAGTCATACGCAATGTCTTCTTCCCCGGCGAGTTCCGCCCGCCGGGCGGCTTCCTCGAGCTCGGCATACAACTTAGGCGGAATCGTGCCGCCTTTTAATACATGGGCCGGCGCAAATGTCGCAAAGAAAGGCGGCTCTCCCCGCTCGCGGCGGACGCGGTCAAGATGGGCCAACGCGCTGACTACGCCAAGCGGCTGCTTGTCACACCCTTGAATGACAAACGCCCCGTGGTAGCTGTGCGCTTCCAGCTGGTTTACAATCATTTGCGCCACGGCGTTGCGGCTTTGCAGCGAATAGCTCATGCCTTGGTTGCTTTGCGCCGTCCCATCGCACATGACCGGTGTCGAAAATTGAAACGGCACGCCGCCATTTTGCCAAATGCGAATCGCTGCCCGGGCGATCGTCTGAAAATCCATAATGTGGGCCGGGTGGTCAGGCGACCCGCCAATAATCGCAATCCGAGGGGCATTATGATGCAGCCGATCATAAATTTCCTCCAGCGTCCAGTCTGGTTGCAGCCCTTTTAGTTCAGGGCCTAAAATTTGTTTCGCACGGTCGAGCAGCCCGGCGACACATATCGGCTCGTTGGCCTTTCCTTGAACATTGTCTCGGTATGGATTGACTCGGCTCTCAATGCGCGGGTAAGTAACCGCTGGCATTACACATCCTCCTTAATGTTCTATTGTTATGGAAAAGTCCATTTCCATCGGTGTTGACAAAATTTCAATTTCTTCCATTTGGAGCGCTTCATCCAAAAGGCTTTCAGAAATCCAAATCTCCCGAAGCGCCAGCGTGTTTTTGATCCTCACTATTCTCACCTTGCTTAGATCAAAGGCGTTGCATGTTTTAATCGCTGCTTTTACCGCCAGCTCTTCCGTTTCGAAAAACATCGGCAGTTTAACTACCGAAACGACCGTGCTCGTCAAAGCATTTGCAAATCCTTTTTCCCAAATGATTTGGTCTTTCACTTTTTTAGTTGTGATATCGGCTAATCCAATGCCATTGGCGTTGCCGTCGGTCTTTTCCGACAAACCTAGGACGACGATTCGCGCAATGTCTGGACCACCGCTTGCATAAGGAGTCGCATACCTGCCGGTAATGTTCGGATCCATGCCGTCACCGGAAATATCCTTCCCGATTTCATCAACAACGAGCACATCGAGCGGAGTGAACATAATCCTCGGCATAAGCGACTTCGCCTCAATCAACAGCTCAGGCTCCACCGTTTCAAACTGCTCGGCCGGAACCGCCACGATTTTGGCTGGGCGGTCATACGCATTCTCCAGCACAGCCACGCCAAACACAATGGGCGCCCGCTGAATTGCGATTTTTGCCATCTCGATTACATGTCGCGCCATATACTTAAAGCTATATTGGTGGGCAGCCTCCGCCCCCTTTTGCTTGCCGAGGCCGATCGTAATCATTTTCATTAATCCGCTCTCCACCGGTCCGCGAAAAGCCGTATGGGGCTTTACTCGGTTAACGACAACGATTTTATCCGCCTCGTAGGCCAGTTTGTCTATATAAACAGGCAGCCCATTGTCCAACTTCCCGATTTCCACAACATCCATGTTTGAGCGGATCGGAACCCCGACAAATTCCTCTGTCACCCCTAAATGGGCAAGCACTTCTTTCTGCCCTTCTGCCGTCGCCCCTCCATGACTTCCCATTGCCGGTACGATAAACGGGACGCCGCCTGCTTGCTTTACCGCGTTTGCCACTTCTCGGACAATGATCGGGATATCGGCAATGCCGCGGCTTCCGACAGCGATCGCCACTTGGTCGCCAGGGGAAATGCGTTGGAGAACATTCGCTTGGCGAATGCTTTGATGCACCGCCTTGGGAACATCCCGAATTTCCGGGGCATAAAAGTTTTGCCTAACTTTTGCCATTTTAGGAATGGGCACATCTTTAAGCATTTGCTCAAGAATCTTCATTTTTTCTTCCCTCATTTTCTAGTTTGGCAGGCCGATCATCACAACAAGCCAGTCCCCTTTCTCCCTCGCTTTGCAACAAGGGGCAAGGAAGAGAACAACCAGCCATTGCCCTCTTCCCGCAACATCATTTTGGATTGCGGATTTTGTCTAGCTCACCATACATTTCGTTCACTAAATCTTCGCCGAACTCTTTCGCGTATTTTTCAACTACAGGCTTAATGATTTCTGCCATTTTTTGACGCTCTTGATCGCTGACTTCGTTAATTTTTACACCTGTTTTCTTCAACTCTTCCAATGCCTTTTGATCCTCCTCACGGCTCAGTTGCCGTTGATATTTTCCGGCTTCAACCGCAGCGTCCTGCAAAATCTTTTGTTCTTCCGGCGATAACTGATCCCAAAACTTTTTGCTGACGAGGAACACAAACGGCGTATAGACGTGCCTTGTCAAACTTAAATGTTTTTGCACTTCGTAAAATTTATTTGATTTGATCGTTGCCAGTGGATTTTCCTGACCATCAATTGTGTTGCTTTCCAACGCCGTGAACACTTCCGAGAAAGGCATTGGCGTCGGATTGGCACCGAGCGCTTTAAACGCATCAATATGCACTTCGTTTTGCATCGTTCGCAATTTCAACCCTTTGAAATCATCAGCCGTTTCGATGGCATGTTTGCTGTTTGTTACATGCCGAAAGCCATTTTCCCAATAGCCAAGCCCAATCAATCCGTGTTCCGGCAATTTCTCCAACAATTTTTGGCCTATCGGCCCGTCTAAAATACCGTCAGCCTCTTCAGGCGTATTGAAGAGGAACGGAAAATCGAAAATACCAAATTCTTTAACGATCCCGACTAATGGTGAAGTCGACGGGATTGTAACTTCTTGTGTTCCGGCCTGAAGCGCTTCTGTCATCTTTAAGTCGTCACCTAAAGTAGCACTGAAGTACGTTTGAACTTTCATTTTGCCGCCGCTTTTTTCCTCAACAATCTCTTTGAACTTGAGCAATCCTTGGCCTTGTGGATGGTCTTCGTTCAGGCCAATTCCCGCTTTAATCACTCGCGGTTGAACTCCTTTCGATTCAGTCTTAGCGGTATTCCCCCCTTGAGTCGTTCCTGAACTGCACGCGGTCAAGAAAAGCAAGCCCATAGCTATACAGCCGGTCATGATCTTTCTAATCACATTTCTTTTTTTCATAGTCCTCGCAACCCCCTTAATGTTAAGGATATTTATCAATTTCCTGTAAACCATCCGAGCGGCACGGTGACAAGGGACGGGAAGAAAATCAACAACAACAGCACTAACACTTCCGCCAACAAAAACGGCCAAATCCCTTTCATAATGTCTTCCATCCCGATTTTCCCTACCCCGCAAGCAACGTTTAACACCGTTCCGACCGGCGGTGTGAGCAGCCCGATGCAGTTGTTTAAAATAAACAGTACCCCGAAGTACACCGGATCAATTCCCGCTTTTTCAATAATCGGCATCAACACCGGTGTCAAAATGAGCACCGTCGGCGTCAAGTCCATCGCTGTTCCGACCAACAGCACCAACGCATTAATGGCTAACAACAGCACCAATGGATTATCCATGAACGGCGCTAGCCAATCTGTCATAATCGACGGAATATTGGCAACCGTAATGAGCCAGGCCGACACCATGGCCGCCGCCACCAAAAACATGACGACGCTTGTTGTTTTCGACGCTGCCACGAACACGTGGAACAAATCTTTCACTTTCAGTTCACGATAAATGAACAAACCGACAAACAGGGCATAAAACGCAGCTACAACGGCAGCTTCTGTCGGCGTAAACACCCCGCCGCGAAGCCCACCGACGATAATAACTGGCAATAAAAGCGCCCAAACGGCCCGACGGGTCGCCCGCCAAATGTCTTTCGCCGATTGGCGCGGAAGTACCTCAACGGAATCGTTCCGGACGACCAACCACCAACAGATTGCCAGAACAATTCCAAGCAAAATCCCTGGGACGATGCCGGCCATAAACAGCTTCGTGATCGATACGCCGCTTGTGACCCCAAACAGAATCATCGGGATGCTCGGCGGAATGATCGGGGCAATAATGCCGCTCGCGGCAATGAGGCCGGTCGAACGGTTGCGGTCATATCCGGCTTTGACCATCATCGGGATCAAAATGGCCCCGAGCGCCGCCGTGTCAGCGACCGCCGAACCGGATAAGCCGGCAAACAAAATGCTGGCAATGATCGCGACATACCCTAACCCGCCGCGAATATGGCCGACAAGCGACAAGGCAAAGTCAATAATCCGCTTGGAAATCCCGCCGGCATTCATCAGCTCCCCGGCCAGGATAAAGAATGGAATGGCCATGAGTGAGAAGTTGTCCGCGCCGCTAATCAAGTTTTGGGCAATAATTTGCGTATCAAAAATATCCAAGTATAACATCAGCGCCACTCCGCTGACTAATAGCGCAAACGCAATCGGCATCCCGAGCGCCATCACGCCGAGCAATGATCCGACAAACACAACTAGTGCCATCTACCTTTCACCTCCAACTGCACCCGGACGAGGGCGGCGATGGGGGTTCACTGTCTCTTCATGGGCCACATTCATCATTTCCTCTTCTGACTCTTTCATTCTTGTCAATTCTTCAACCGCACCCGGGCGGAATAAAGCTTGGTATATATGAAACAAGACAATGATTCCCATTCCGATGCTCACAACTAGACCGGTTCCATAGATGAATGCCATCGGTAGCCCAGTGGCCGGAGCCCGGCTTCCGACGCTGCTGAGCGTAATTTTCCAACTTCCGTCCAACAGCAAATAAAGCACATATAGAACGATGACATTGCTGATGACAAATACAACGCGTTTGGCGCCGACCGGCAGCTTTCTTACCAATGCATCGACACCTAAATGGTCATTATCCTTTAAAGCGCCGATAGCTCCAAAAAACGTCATCCAAATGAAGAGAAAACGCGACATTTCTTCCGACCAAGTGATGCCGGAGTTAAATCCGTAACGAAGCACAACGTTGCCGAATACCAAAATACACATGAAAGCGAGCGTCGCGACCATCAATACATTCAGAACACCATTCAAAAATCTCCCTGCCTTTTTAAACAATTCCATCACCCTTTTAACTTTTGGATTGTCTTATTCCGTCTCCGCCTTGATTCTCTTATACAAGTCTTCAGCCCAATCATATTTTTTGAACAACTCGTCATACAGCGGCTGCACAGCTTTTTCCATTTGCTTCACAAACTCATCGCTAGGAGTAGTGAATCTAATTCCATGCTCTTGCAAAAACTTCTTGTCTTCTTCGTAACTTTTTTCCATCAACTCAAATTCATAGTTGGCCGCCTCTTTAGCCGCTTCTTGTATAATTTTCCGTTGTTCATCCGTCAAGCTATCCCAAAACTTTTTATTGACCACATACACATTCGGGCTAAACATATGGTTCGACTCTAATACATCTGCTTGAACTTCGTACCACCCGGAAGCTCGCAATGTCGCAATTGGGTTGTCTTGCCCGTCTACCACTTTTTGCTCTAAGGCAGTGAACACTTCCGAAATCGGCAATGGGGTCACGTTAGCCCCTAACAATTTTCCAACCGTAATATAGTTCGGGATATTAGGCATCCGCAGGCGCAATCCTTTAAAATCGTCGATTGAGTCGATCGTTCTATTTGAAGAAAACATCCGGAACCCATTTGCACTCCAAGCCAGCGGAACAACACCATGTTTTGCCTCAAGCTCTGCAGTAATTTCTTTTC includes the following:
- a CDS encoding fumarylacetoacetate hydrolase family protein, producing MRIIRYLEDSQEIVAAVTDDNIVYPLPFRDLMEAVREAKHRQMSTVSYIQTLISGKQGIHKEIGELNLLAPIVAPEVWASGVTYEKSREARNYETVEKAASQETCYDRVYNAERPELFLKSTAARTIGPNAPVYLRSDSNWQIPEPELGLVITREGEIVGYTIGNDMSCRDIEGENPLYLPQAKIWKHSCAIGPAIRLAETVEDPYNLQLTCRIYRNGQLVVEESANTRQLKRTYDELVSFLIRDNEAFDGTVLLTGTCIVPPNQFTLQEGDRIEIEIPEIGVLSNPVQSLIRQTIIHQ
- a CDS encoding IclR family transcriptional regulator, whose amino-acid sequence is MPLIQAVDRALRILDLFDEYETELKITDISERMQLHKSTVHSLLKTLQHHHYIEQNPENGKYRLGMKLFERGNLVIRHLDIRSISKKHLIDLSIKTGSTVHLVILDGKEGIYIDKVEGTSGTVLYSRIGRRVPIHSSAVGKVLVAFKNNQELKELLRGYVYRRHTENTITNEEEFLKELENVRNNGYALDKEENEPGITCVAVPIRDHSGNVIAAISISQPSAKITDTVLEEEIQLLQNAAEQISEEMGYIRPSRLSV
- the gucD gene encoding alpha-ketoglutaric semialdehyde dehydrogenase GucD, whose product is MAVQTEIKTYLNYINGSWVSSVSNQVEPSLNPANRHDIVGYVQRSTLEDVNAAVAAAKQAQASWRKRSGVERGEYLYKVARLLEQRLDDIAETMTREMGKTLAEAKGETMRGVHILRYYAGEGARKVGDVIPSSDSEGLMFTTRVPLGVVGVISPWNFPVAIPIWKMAPALVYGNTVVLKPASETAVTAAKVIECFHEAGFPKGVVNMVCGSGSVIGQGIANHPDIDGVTFTGSNAVGKQVGRAAFERGAKYQLEMGGKNPVIVAKDANLDLAVEGTISGGLRSTGQKCTATSRVFIEKEVYEPFKAKLLERVQQLKIGNGLDADTWMGPCASESQLNTVLSYIEKGKAEGAKLLYGGKRCLDGELANGFYVEPTIFEEVNLQMTIAREEIFGPVLALIPVDSIEEAIQLANDTEYGLSASLYTKNIGNALQFIQDIEAGLIKVNAETAGVEFQAPFGGMKQSSSHSREQGQAAIEFFTSIKTVFVKA
- a CDS encoding dihydroxy-acid dehydratase, with the protein product MPAVTYPRIESRVNPYRDNVQGKANEPICVAGLLDRAKQILGPELKGLQPDWTLEEIYDRLHHNAPRIAIIGGSPDHPAHIMDFQTIARAAIRIWQNGGVPFQFSTPVMCDGTAQSNQGMSYSLQSRNAVAQMIVNQLEAHSYHGAFVIQGCDKQPLGVVSALAHLDRVRRERGEPPFFATFAPAHVLKGGTIPPKLYAELEEAARRAELAGEEDIAYDLRDALAYILQCSSNTAFQGVLERARGKGLITKEQHEDYEKRLAVATCDSQGGVCAFNGTGNSSRHLIAGLGLIHPALELLSAPPTQEQINMALDSLAQLMNDSVYGVANIMAANIKNAIRIHSATGGSTNIMMHIVAAMLYGGYQFDLWEYDRIHHEVPVPDLFDYSLTEGRDIFALAVQCCSGKIRGMETVFHELMNNGVPMDVDAPTVTGTTWRERLSVNQAQLSAQNVEHNPVILSKPRRPFSGVDVLSGNFFESAVVKISGMATKQIDEFDKKVAFVLYYENEDDANEGLLDVQLLEKIKQNRCFHHQSLLAALKHNAPHLFEPLKDHEYDDLFDAMAREGALKIAVVIAGQGPEAFGMPEMFTPMQHINANRQLKRIATLISDGRYSGVTYGAAIGHMTPEAIRGGGILYLKTGDLLYIGLRERKIELVNEWAFRNGTLRFEFESIKQERTEIANQRVAAMRKRQRRIAASNRLIGHTDAAHGVVPLPIAEEAVYDYKKDVVLPIVKKS
- a CDS encoding dihydrodipicolinate synthase family protein, coding for MPYKLKGIIPPVVTLFSEDGDFDWEANYFLADYLIRCGVHGLLYMGSTGEFSALTTEERKTFVERMTRYIDGRVPVFIGTGSTSLKETIYLSKHAESVGASGVLVVNPFYWKYTERQLYDYYMSVAKSIAIPLIIYNIPLLTGQELSPELVMQLALDQENIAGVKDTTEKLGHIRQLIRITEKREDFAVFAAFDDLLLPALQMGAAGGINGTAVFCPERSVRLFESFNAGRYDEALKINESILQLMPVYELSQPLFLAIKEAVHQLVLGRPTALRPPVNECSDLRERVQMFLNKHNLYANKAGK
- a CDS encoding U32 family peptidase, whose protein sequence is MLMKETREFLESLGYPSGDGYDLPTSSKRFPDGAQYRVEIPSVEGPRALEAVLEEADRLGVIVHRVSQGSGIMLLTDEEISDMCDMCASRGIELSLFVGPRGTWDISALPFTSSGKAAGLRHEGMDQLVYAIEDLKRAARLGVRGALVADEGLLLLTKEMKKSGLLPQDFVVKVSVQMMASNPVSVKLMEQLGADTYNVPTALTLPKLAAIRQVVDIPLDMYVEVPDGFGGFIRHYEIPEIIRILSPVYIKFGLRNHPDVYPSGKHLESVNIELCRERVRRAALGMRIVEQYYPEAITSKLGAEGLGVPAVGALKQSEV
- a CDS encoding lactate racemase domain-containing protein codes for the protein MKILEQMLKDVPIPKMAKVRQNFYAPEIRDVPKAVHQSIRQANVLQRISPGDQVAIAVGSRGIADIPIIVREVANAVKQAGGVPFIVPAMGSHGGATAEGQKEVLAHLGVTEEFVGVPIRSNMDVVEIGKLDNGLPVYIDKLAYEADKIVVVNRVKPHTAFRGPVESGLMKMITIGLGKQKGAEAAHQYSFKYMARHVIEMAKIAIQRAPIVFGVAVLENAYDRPAKIVAVPAEQFETVEPELLIEAKSLMPRIMFTPLDVLVVDEIGKDISGDGMDPNITGRYATPYASGGPDIARIVVLGLSEKTDGNANGIGLADITTKKVKDQIIWEKGFANALTSTVVSVVKLPMFFETEELAVKAAIKTCNAFDLSKVRIVRIKNTLALREIWISESLLDEALQMEEIEILSTPMEMDFSITIEH